A DNA window from Fragaria vesca subsp. vesca linkage group LG3, FraVesHawaii_1.0, whole genome shotgun sequence contains the following coding sequences:
- the LOC101305248 gene encoding F-box/kelch-repeat protein At3g06240-like — protein MSKISHDTIIDILSRLPAKSICRFRCVSKTWLLLTHEPHFIATHLSRHQKQKLILSSNKALFSLDQEAPIDDDMLPSVLDFPLKGDLNNQWIQMLGSCNGLVCIMPQPEAFFVFNPSTRESMRVPDCPMSSHADPCAEVGYDVHGFGYAPSVKDYMLVKIHKGCSVLIFSLKNNSWKTVQDFPYKHLLKNPGTTLNGAVHWLCMGPDHLPVIAALDLAGQKFSGLSPPESVIDSNGYTTGVLRDCLCLLHHNDHDRQRVFWIMKEYGVKESWTRILIAEPFFSLQPLCYWKNTKILVARNRREMLLFNPRDGTCKCLLANGLQVPFYVDVYVESLVSPNFRLN, from the coding sequence ATGTCTAAAATTTCACATGATACCATCATAGACATACTCTCTCGACTTCCTGCCAAGTCTATCTGTCGATTTAGGTGTGTGTCAAAGACATGGCTCCTTCTTACCCATGAACCCCACTTCATTGCAACCCACCTCAGCAGACACCAGAAGCAAAAACTTATTCTCAGTTCCAATAAGGCTCTCTTCTCCTTGGACCAAGAAGCACCTATAGATGATGATATGTTACCCTCTGTGCTTGATTTTCCTCTGAAGGGCGATCTCAACAATCAGTGGATTCAAATGCTTGGTTCTTGTAATGGTTTGGTCTGCATTATGCCTCAACCAGAAGCATTCTTTGTGTTTAATCCTTCAACTCGGGAGTCCATGAGAGTACCCGATTGCCCCATGTCAAGCCATGCTGATCCCTGTGCTGAAGTGGGTTATGATGTACATGGTTTTGGTTATGCTCCTTCTGTCAAGGATTACATGTTAGTTAAAATTCATAAGGGCTGCAGTGTGCTCATCTTTTCACTGAAAAACAATTCATGGAAAACTGTTCAGGACTTTCCTTACAAACATCTTTTGAAAAATCCAGGGACTACTCTCAATGGAGCTGTCCACTGGTTGTGCATGGGCCCTGATCATCTCCCTGTAATTGCTGCTTTAGATTTAGCAGGGCAGAAGTTCTCAGGGTTGTCCCCACCTGAATCTGTTATAGATTCTAATGGCTATACAACTGGTGTCTTAAGGGACTGTCTTTGTTTGCTACACCACAATGATCATGACAGGCAGCGTGTATTTTGGATTATGAAAGAGTATGGTGTGAAGGAGTCATGGACCAGGATTTTGATTGCCGAGCCATTCTTTTCTTTGCAGCCATTATGTTACTGGAAGAATACCAAGATTTTGGTGGCAAGAAATCGGAGGGAAATGCTTCTGTTCAATCCGAGGGACGGAACTTGTAAATGTTTATTGGCAAATGGCCTCCAGGTTCCATTCTATGTGGATGTGTATGTGGAGAGTCTTGTTTCTCCAAACTTTCGGCTGAACTAA
- the LOC101302540 gene encoding F-box protein CPR30-like gives MAETDLPEDVMVNILCWLPVKSLIRFTSVLKRRCFIILSDPKFAASQFKAARQQKTLGRRLIFSTDAPQLESVDLDDTPPYGRKLSFPFEQTEDIDVKLLGSCNGLVFVAVDDTNFYIWNPSTGVSMQFPEPGFYDAKGLQCYGVGYVSATDDYKVFAAAYHMEEEEDVMKMFSLRTNVWKAIQHPGQEAGSTATLLNLTLHWVSWKVILAFDLAQEEFTTMRLPVNAQPDYDVDIFPDLIGVSKGCLCISVHARRVGGSVDFWVMREYGVYDSWTSYTYTPADGLGLYLRFLVFESCTVAVKKGGSHTRLLLVKIDQEQETELGMYMHQGYWHYGFDMIPHEDNLLWITDVAVQEQRSVSATATGSTVGDSSPLDDGLLPKEGPDHEDKFESLGLQIQRIPLEVEPGSLPMSPSLAETEFHLEDDIMEVPSTVEHQYIPSFIRGSPQPKMNQMDGTVSENLPSLRNGCDEVVCFSLQLDNNEAKRRRSDTSI, from the exons ATGGCCGAAACTGACCTACCTGAAGATGTTATGGTGAATATTCTGTGTTGGTTGCCCGTGAAATCCTTGATCAGGTTCACCTCCGTTTTGAAACGAAGGTGTTTCATCATCTTATCAGACCCCAAATTCGCCGCATCTCAATTCAAAGCAGCTCGTCAGCAGAAAACCCTAGGTCGCAGACTCATTTTCTCCACCGACGCCCCTCAACTCGAATCAGTAGACTTGGATGATACACCACCGTATGGCAGAAAGCTCAGCTTCCCTTTCGAGCAAACGGAGGACATTGATGTCAAGCTACTCGGCTCCTGCAATGGGTTGGTGTTTGTAGCCGTTGATGATACCAACTTCTACATCTGGAATCCATCAACCGGAGTCTCCATGCAGTTCCCTGAGCCAGGTTTTTATGACGCTAAAGGACTTCAATGTTATGGTGTTGGCTATGTGTCTGCCACCGATGACTACAAAGTTTTCGCAGCTGCATACCACATGGAGGAAGAGGAAGATGTGATGAAGATGTTCTCGTTGAGAACCAACGTTTGGAAAGCAATCCAACATCCTGGTCAGGAAGCCGGTTCTACGGCAACACTTTTGAATTTGACACTTCATTGGGTGAGCTGGAAAGTAATTCTTGCTTTTGATTTGGCACAGGAGGAGTTCACGACTATGCGTCTGCCTGTTAATGCCCAACCAGATTATGATGTAGATATTTTCCCCGATCTTATTGGGGTCTCTAAGGGATGCCTGTGTATAAGTGTTCATGCGAGGAGAGTTGGTGGCTCTGTCGATTTCTGGGTCATGAGAGAGTATGGAGTCTATGACTCGTGGACTAGCTATACATATACTCCCGCCGACGGCCTAGGCCTGTACCTACGTTTCTTGGTCTTTGAAAGTTGTACAGTTGCTGTAAAAAAAGGTGGGAGTCATACCAGGTTGTTGTTGGTAAAGATTGATCAGGAACAAGAAACGGAACTTGGCATGTATATGCATCAAGGCTACTGGCATTACGGGTTTGACATGATTCCACATGAAGATAATCTACTTTGGATTACTGATG TGGCTGTACAAGAACAACGGAGTGTGTCAGCAACTGCAACTGGATCCACTGTTGGTGACTCGTCACCTCTTGATGATGGATTGCTTCCAAAGGAAGGGCCTGATCATGAGGATAAGTTCGAGTCTCTGGGTCTCCAAATCCAGCGTATCCCTTTAGAAGTTGAACCTGGAAGCCTACCTATGAGTCCATCATTAGCAGAAACAGAGTTCCACCTTGAAGATGATATCATGGAGGTTCCTAGTACTGTTGAGCACCAATACATACCAAGCTTCATAAGAGGTTCCCCACAACCTAAAATGAATCAGATGGATGGAACAGTTTCTGAGAATCTGCCGTCATTAAGGAATGGCTGCGACGAAGTTGTTTGTTTTTCGCTGCAGTTGGATAACAATGAGGCCAAGAGACGACGTTCGGATACTTCAATATAA
- the LOC101306122 gene encoding uncharacterized protein LOC101306122 gives MKKISLLLRKCKSLSSQLGRSSSYSSLRSKSTREDFYDGNIVHENHQQITIFVGSTRKRYVISSKYLNHPLLNALIDKSSNSKKKNNYRGDDQDHEDILVKCEVVLFDHLLWMLENGDPSFGGTSESLEELAALYVF, from the coding sequence ATGAAGAAGATCAGTTTGCTATTAAGGAAGTGCAAGAGCTTGTCAAGCCAGCTAGGGAGATCTTCATCGTACAGCAGTCTGCGGTCCAAATCGACTAGAGAAGATTTCTATGATGGCAACATCGTGCATGAGAATCATCAGCAAATTACTATATTTGTTGGAAGCACCAGAAAGCGTTACGTGATCAGCTCCAAGTACCTGAACCATCCTTTGTTGAATGCTTTAATCGACAAGTCATCGAATTCGAAAAAGAAAAATAACTATCGAGGAGATGATCAAGATCATGAGGATATCTTGGTGAAATGCGAGGTGGTTCTCTTTGATCACTTGTTATGGATGCTGGAGAATGGAGATCCAAGCTTTGGTGGTACTTCAGAGTCTTTGGAGGAACTGGCTGCACTCTATGTGTTCTAA
- the LOC101301759 gene encoding uncharacterized protein LOC101301759, producing MDRARFNMRMRCSGSTPSEESALDLERSCCSHSNLPSLSPPTLQPFASAGQHCETSAAYFSWPTSSRLNDAAEERANYFTNLQKGVLPETLGQLPKGQQATTLLELMTIRAFHSKILRCYSLGTAIGFRIRRGVLTDIPAILVFVSRKVHKQWLSPIQCLPTALEGPGGVWCDVDVVEFSYFGAPEPAPKEQLYTEIVDDLRGGDPRIGSGSQVASQETYGTLGAIVKSQTGSRQVGFLTNRHVAVDLDYPNQKMFHPLPPSLGPGVYLGAVERATSFITDELWYGIFAGINPETFVRADGAFIPFSDDFDMSTVTTSVKGVGGIGDVKIIDLQSPISTLIGKHVMKVGRSSGLTAGTVLAYALEYNDEKGICFLTDFLVVGENQQTFDLEGDSGSLITLKGENGEKPRPIGIIWGGTANRGRLKLKIGQPPENWTSGVDLGRLLHLLELDLITTDEGLKVAVQEQRSVSATAIGSTVGDSSPLDGLLPKEGPEDKFESLGLQIQRIPLDVEPGSLPMSPSLVETEFHLEDGTKAVPSVEHQFIPSFISGSPLHKMNQMGRTVSENLSSLRNGCDEDICFSLQLGDNEAKRRRSDTSTSTVEPK from the exons ATGGACCGGGCTAGATTTAATATGAGGATGCGTTGTTCTGGTTCAACACCATCGGAGGAGTCAGCTTTAGATCTTGAGAGATCCTGTTGTAGCCATTCTAATTTGCCTTCCTTAAGTCCACCAACACTTCAACCCTTTGCATCAGCTGGACAGCACTGTGAGACTAGTGCTGCGTACTTCTCATGGCCTACTTCAAGTCGATTGAATGATGCAGCTGAAGAGAGGGCAAACTATTTTACTAATCTACAGAAAGGTGTCCTGCCTGAAACTCTTGGTCAATTGCCAAAGGGGCAGCAAGCAACCACATTGCTTGAACTGATGACTATTAGGGCATTTCATAGCAAGATTTTGCGATGTTACAGTCTTGGAACAGCAATTGGCTTTCGGATTCGAAGGGGTGTGTTAACAGACATACCAGCAATCCTTGTCTTTGTTTCAAGAAAAGTTCACAAGCAATGGCTAAGCCCAATACAATGTCTACCCACTGCTCTAGAG GGGCCTGGAGGTGTATGGTGTGATGTGGATGTGGTAGAATTCTCATATTTTGGTGCACCCGAGCCTGCTCCCAAAGAACAATTGTACACTGAAATCGTAGATGATTTACGTGGAGGTGATCCACGCATTGGTTCAGGTTCCCAG GTGGCAAGTCAGGAGACATACGGGACTTTGGGTGCTATAGTTAAAAGCCAAACTGGGAGCAGACAAGTTGGTTTTCTTACAAATCGTCATGTTGCAGTTGACTTGGATTACCCAAACCAAAAGATGTTCCATCCCCTGCCCCCTTCACTTGGACCTGGTGTGTACCTTGGTGCCGTGGAGAGAGCTACCTCATTCATCACAGATGAGCTCTGGTACGGGATTTTTGCTGGAATTAACCCAG AGACATTTGTGAGAGCAGACGGGGCATTCATCCCATTTTCTGATGATTTTGACATGTCTACTGTTACTACATCTGTGAAAGGTGTAGGAGGGATTGGGGATGTGAAGATAATAGACTTGCAGTCTCCGATCAGTACCCTTATCGGAAAGCATGTGATGAAAGTTGGAAGAAGTTCTGGCTTGACAGCTGGAACTGTATTGGCCTATGCCCTTGAGTACAATGATGAGAAAGGCATATGCTTCTTGACTGATTTTCTTGTTGTTGGGGAGAACCAGCAGACGTTTGACCTTGAAGGAGACAGTGGGAGCCTCATAACACTAAAAGGTGAGAATGGTGAGAAGCCACGGCCCATTGGGATCATATGGGGTGGGACTGCAAACCGAGGCCGTCTTAAATTGAAAATTGGTCAACCTCCGGAGAATTGGACAAGTGGAGTTGATCTAGGGCGTCTTCTCCATCTCCTTGAACTTGACCTCATCACAACTGATGAAGGGCTGAAAG TGGCTGTACAAGAACAGAGGAGCGTGTCAGCAACTGCAATTGGATCCACTGTTGGTGACTCGTCACCTCTTGATGGGTTACTTCCAAAGGAAGGGCCTGAGGATAAGTTCGAGTCTCTAGGTCTCCAAATCCAGCGTATCCCTTTAGATGTTGAACCTGGAAGCCTCCCTATGAGTCCATCATTAGTGGAAACGGAGTTCCATCTAGAAGATGGGACTAAGGCGGTTCCTAGCGTTGAACATCAGTTCATTCCAAGCTTCATAAGTGGTTCCCCGCTACATAAAATGAATCAGATGGGTAGAACAGTTTCTGAGAATCTCTCGTCATTGAGGAATGGCTGTGATGAAGATATTTGCTTTTCACTGCAGTTGGGTGACAATGAGGCTAAGAGAAGACGTTCGGATACTTCAACCAGTACTGTAGAACCAAAATGA